The segment GCCAAGTTCAGCTGTTGATCCATATCCCTCATCTCATCTTCGGAGGCCATGATCAGGTCCATCCCTTCTGTTCATTTCTTACCATTTATTCCATGATTGGATGTAATTTATTCCCTTCCTTTCCCCGGGTTGAACCTGTGACTTGTCTTGCTTTTTGCCATTCCCCGTGATAAAATTTAGCGTGTTGCACGCTTATCGGGCGACTTGACCTGAACGACCGGGAGGTGAACCAGATGCCCAACATTAAATCCGCCGTCAAACGGACCAAGACCAACGAAAAACGGCGCCAGCAACGGATGGCCCAAAAGTCCGCCATGCGCACCTCCGTCAAGAAATTCCTGGTGGCTGTTGAAAATCAGGAAAAGGAGACGGCCGGTAGCCTGCTGCGGGAAGCCAAGCGAAAGCTGGACAAAGGCGTGACCAAAGGCCTGCTCCACAAAAATGCCGCCGCCCGGCAAAAATCCCGCCTCGAGAAAAAGTTCAACGCCCTGAATGGCTGACGGATTCCATTTAAAAACGACCCTTACGGGTCGCTTTTATTTATTTGGAAACCAGCCCCATCGCTTGTTGCATCCGGGACAGTGTCTCCCCTGCCACTTCCCGGGCGCGCTCAGCTCCCCTGGCCAAGACGCGCTGCACTTCTCCGCTCTCCATCACATCGCGGAAACGCTCCTGCAACGGTTTCAGCTCCTGAATCACCGCTTCCGCTGTATCGATCTTGAGATGGCCATACCCTTTGTCCCGGTATCGCTCCACAAGGGAATCGACGGACTCCCCGGTCATCACACTGTGGATATCGAGCAGGTTACTGATTCCCGGCTTGTTTTCCCGGTCATACCGGATCCGGTTTTCCGAATCTGTGACCGCCCGTTTAAACTTCTTGAGAATAAGATCCGGATCATCCAGCAATTGAATGCTGTTCAGGGAGCTGTCGGCGCTCTTGCTCATTTTCTTTTCCGGATTGTCCAAGGCCATAATGCGGGCCCCGGTTTCCCCGATTTGGGGTTCCGGGATCTTGAACACTTCCCCGTAGATCCGGTTGAACCGATCCGCCAGATCCCGGGTCAGCTCCAGGTGTTGTTTCTGATCCTCCCCGACCGGGACGAGATCCGCCTGGTAAAGCAGGATATCGGCCGCCATCAGAACGGGATAGCTGAACAGGCCGGCAGTGGCTGAATCGGATCCCTTTCCCTTGTCCTTGAATTGGGTCATGCGGCCCAATTCACCCATGCGGGTGATGCACTGGAGCAACCAAGCCCCCTCCGAATGGGCGGGGTTGTGGGACTGAACAAACAAGGCACTCCGCTCCGGGTCCAGCCCCGCCGCCAGATAGAGCCCTGCCAACTCCAGCGTTTTACTGCGCAGCTCCTCCGGATCCCGGGGCACGGTCAAAGCGTGCAGGTCGACCACACAGAAGAAACATTCCGCTTCTTCCTGCAACGGGATAAACCGTTTCAATGCTCCGATGTAGTTGCCCAGATGAAGATCCCCCGTCGGCTGCATTCCGGAAAAAACACGTTTCATCCTTTCAACCACTCCTTTGCAGAAAATAAAAAAACCCGTCCACATCGGGACGAGGTTTCTCTCGCGGTACCACCCGGCTTCGCCAAATCAGGCGCGCTCTCAGGAATAACGGCCGGACCAGAGCCGACCGGCCTCCCTCTCTCCGTAACGGGTTGTGAGGGAGGCAGCTCCGAAGCCCATTCACGCGGCATTCCCACCGGCTCGCACCCACCGCCGGCTCTCTGAGCGGAACTCTCCACGCTACTCTTCTTCTTCATCGCTGATCTGTCATCAAGTGTTTGTTCCCTATCATACTCTTTGGTAGGGAAAAACGCAACGCCAACCTGTTTTGCTTTTTTCCGGCCGAGAGGTTACTATGACTATAAAAGTCTTCAAATCAAGAATACATGGGATCATGAAGGAGTAATGTACGATGGGGCATGTGTTTCCGCTCAATTTGCAGCTGGCGGCCACTTTGGGCACCCTGTTTATGGCGCTGATGGTGATCTTCCTCCGTCTCAGGGCCTCCAATAAACCCACCAATGCCAAAAAAATTCTGATGCCGCCGATCGGGATGAGCACCGGCTTTCTGATGTTTGTCTTTCCGCCCTTTCGGATTCCCTTCACCTGGGGGCTGACGGCCTTTGTCACAGGAACACTCCTCTTTGCCTTGCCCCTGATCCGCACCTCCCGGTTTGAAGTGGGGAAGGACGGCCAGATTTATCTGAAACGCTCCAAAGCCTTCATCCTGATTCTGTTCGCTTTGCTGATCATCCGGATGGGGGCTCATGAGTACATAGAACAATTCATCACCCTGGAACAGACCGCCGGTCTCTTTTTCACTTTGGCCTTCGGCATGCTCCTCCCCTGGAGGATCATGATGTACCTGAAGTATAAAAAGCTGAAAGAAAACACGCCTGTAACGGAAACGAAGTGAGATGCCATACTGGAAACGTAGTGAAAGCCCATCAGAAGGAGGATTGGGTTTCACGGAGTGATTTTGGATCGTCAGAACTTTGGCGCCGGAATGTGAAACCCAATCCCGACCGCCTTCAAACGCACTAAATCACAATGCTTCTAGCATGAATCGATCTTAAAATTCAGGCGACAGCCGGGCGGAATCTTCTCCGCCCGGCTGTTTTATTCCACCACATCGACGGTTTTCATCCGATCGGCCTGTTCCCGCAGGATGTATTTCGTGATCAAACCCAAACTGTTTCTGGGTAGCTCGTCGACAAAGGCAACTTCCGTCAGCTGATGCTCCGCGAGACGTTCCCGGCCGTAGCGGAGGACATCCTCTTCAGTCAGAGAAGAATTTTCCTCCCTGACCACATAAGCACGGGGAACCTCCCCTTTCTCCGGATCCTTCACACCGATCACTGTCACTTCCGCCACACCCTCCATCTCTGCCAGGACCTTCTCCACCTCGGTGGGTAACACCAGTTCCTCATTGCAGTAAATCAGGTCCCCGCAGCGATCCACCACATAAAGGAGCCCGTCTTCCTCCAGCCTGCCGGCATCTCCGGTATGAAACCAGCCGTCCCGGATCGCCCTTGCCGTCTCTTCCGGATCCTTCCAGTACCCCGGTGTCACTTGTGGGCCCCGGTACAAAATTTCCCCGATTTCACCTGGAGGTACCTCCCCGCCGGATGTTGGATCAACCACCTTGATCTCACCCAGCAGTCTCTTTCCTGCGGAATGGCAGGTGGAAATTCCCATCCCCGGATTCCAGAAGGTGATTCCACCGGTCACCTCACTTGCTCCATACATCTGGACAATCGGAAAGCCCAGAGAGGAATATTGCCGGATCAGCTCCTCCGGCACCGGGCCGCCACAGATGAATTCCCGCATCGAACCCGTATCCCAATCCCCGTTCATCGCGGCGGGAAGCATATAGCCCAACATCCCGGGCAGGCTCAACAAATGGGTGATCCGCTCCCGTTCCACCACCTCCCATACACGCACCGGATGAAAATCCGGCATGAATACCACGGTGCCCCCCAACAAAAGTGCATTGACCATGGCCGACAACCCATTGGTTCGGAAAAGCGGGGTGGAGATCAGAAAACGATCTCCCCTCCGCACATCCAGGGTCAAACTGGCGGCCACCCCGAAGGCGTGAAAATTGGCATGGGTGGTGATCACACCCTTGGGCTTCCCGGTGGTGCCGGAAGTATAGGTAAGAGCCAGCTGATCTTCCGAATCGACCTGCACATCCGGTTCCGTATCCGGATATTCCAGAAGAGCTTGTACGAAGGGTGGATTCAGTTTCTGATCAATGCTGACCCGAACCATCCGTTCCAGAAATTCGCAGGACTCCAATTCATCGGCGGTTTCGGAAAACTCCTCGTCAAAGAAGAGGAGTTTGGGCTCACTGTGTTCCATCACCTGCTGAATCTCTTCCAAACCGAGCCGCCAATTGAGGGGAACCGCCACCGCCCCCAGTTTGGCTGCCGCCAGCAACACCGTGGCAAAGGGGTGATTGGTGCTGCAAAGGATGGCGATCCGATCCCCTTTTTGCACATCCAATTCCATCATAAAATGGGCCAACCTGTTCACCCGCCGGTTTAACTCCCGATAGGTAATACGCTCGTCCCCATACACAACGGCCTCCAGATGCGGCGAAAAATCGGCTCTGTTTCGCAGCATCTCGCCAACAGTAAACATCACTTGCACACCCCTGTTAAGAAATGTATTTATGAACGAATTAGGACCTCATCCCAACCATTATATAACAGAAAAATAGATCTCAAAAGGATCTTTCCTTTAAAGGTCGAAATATTGCCAAAGGAATTCATGAGAAGTGCGCAAAGCGGAAGAACGGATGGACCTCGACGACCTCAGCGGATTCTTCAACCGACATCGGATCGATGCCGATGACAAAAGTTACCCCGCACCACCCTCTCGAATCAGCTGAAAGCGGGTCATCCAAAAGCCCGGGGCCGCCTCCTCTTCTCCAACCTCGGTAAAGCCCAGCCTCCGGTACAACTTTTTCGCGGGATGGTTGAGCGAGCCGGTGGAGACTTCCACCCGGTGGGCTTCCGATGTGGAGTCCAGCAGGGATTGGAGCAGGGCGGTGGCCACCCCTTTGCGGAAGTGGCGGGGATGCACCATCACCCGATGAATGTCCAATAGATTTTTTTCCAACTTATACGAGATCGCCCCGGCCAATTCCCCATCCAAGTACAAACCGCGGAAAGTTTCTCCGCAGGAGATGAGCGTGTCCACGGTATCCCGGAGAGGAGGGATCCCGTCAAACCCTGTCAGTTCCGCCTCCACCCGGTAGGAAGGGAGTTGCAGATCCAGCACCTGTTGCGCCGTCTCCCGATGGGTGATATCCAATGGTGTAATCATACAGTGAACCTCCCGGTAAACAGATACACCCATTCAATCACAGCGAGAAAAAGAATCAAGTCCAATGGAAGGTGATCATTTGAAAATCGCAGACATTCCATCCCAAGGCATCCGCATCCGGGCAACCCGGCACAGCGATAAAGGGGTGCCCCTCATTTTCCTTCACTACTCCGGCGGCAGTTCAGTGATTTGGCACAGTATTCAGGAGTGAGGCCATCCTCCGCTTTCATCAAGAGATCCTTAACAGATAGGGAAAAAACTCGCCCAACCAGGCGAGTTTTTTCCATTTCCCGAGAACCCGTATCAGGATCCTTCCTTTCCCTCTTCCTTTCCTTGCCACGTCTCTTCCGAAACCACACGGATGCCATGGCGGCGGAGGAGAGCCGCTGTCACTCCCAGTCCCGCTTTCTTCGATTTGCTGAAGGTGCCGTCATAGATCATGCAGCTGCCGCAGGATGGACTCCGCTCTTTCAGGATGGCTTCCGTGGCGCCCACAGCCTGGGCCATGGCCAATGCCTCCCGGGCACCTTCCACAAATTGTCGGGTGACATCGTTCCCCTGATTGTCGATCACCTTCGCCTTGCCGTCCAGTACATCCTCACCATCTCCGCCGACGATCTCCGCCGGATTGCGGGGAGTGGGAAGTCCCCCCATCTGTTCGGGACAGACGGGGATGGCGTCTCCTTCCCGCACCAGCTTCCGGATCTCCTCGATCCGATTATGTTTTTTGTCATAACGGCAGTTGATCCCGGCGAAGCAGGCGCTGACAATCTTCACACCGTTGGCTTTTTTCTCAGTCGGTCTGCTCTCATTTGCCATAAATCCAACCCCTCTTTCGGAGTCTGAGTGCCCCTCCCGGAAGCTTCTCTCTGTTCCCTTGACCATGCTCCCTAAACCATTCGGTAAGGGCGAGGATGGTGGGACGGCTGCGATCTTTTGCAAAACGCAGGCTCTCCGCCGCCCCACCTTCCTGACCCCTTCTCCACCCGAATGTGGCTAATTGCAATGCTTCTCCTCACCGGACGGACAGAATCAGGCGCTCCACCGCCAGGGTCTTGTCGATCCGGCCGGACTTGATCTCCCGTTCCGCCTCGATCGCCTGGAACAACCATTCCCGCAAGGCACCCTCCGAACAGGTGTTGACCTGTCGCAAAGCCAGTTTCACCGGATAGGGATGAACTTTGAGCGTGGATGCGATCTCCCGCTCCGACATCCCCTTGGCAGCCAGCACCTTGACCTGGAGCATCAGGCGGAATTGGCGGATGATCAACGCCAGGATGCGGATCGGCTCCTCCCGGTTCTGCAACAGATCGTAAAAGAGAGCGATTCCTTCCGCA is part of the Kroppenstedtia eburnea genome and harbors:
- the rpsT gene encoding 30S ribosomal protein S20; translation: MPNIKSAVKRTKTNEKRRQQRMAQKSAMRTSVKKFLVAVENQEKETAGSLLREAKRKLDKGVTKGLLHKNAAARQKSRLEKKFNALNG
- the trpS gene encoding tryptophan--tRNA ligase; protein product: MKRVFSGMQPTGDLHLGNYIGALKRFIPLQEEAECFFCVVDLHALTVPRDPEELRSKTLELAGLYLAAGLDPERSALFVQSHNPAHSEGAWLLQCITRMGELGRMTQFKDKGKGSDSATAGLFSYPVLMAADILLYQADLVPVGEDQKQHLELTRDLADRFNRIYGEVFKIPEPQIGETGARIMALDNPEKKMSKSADSSLNSIQLLDDPDLILKKFKRAVTDSENRIRYDRENKPGISNLLDIHSVMTGESVDSLVERYRDKGYGHLKIDTAEAVIQELKPLQERFRDVMESGEVQRVLARGAERAREVAGETLSRMQQAMGLVSK
- a CDS encoding CcdC family protein, whose amino-acid sequence is MGHVFPLNLQLAATLGTLFMALMVIFLRLRASNKPTNAKKILMPPIGMSTGFLMFVFPPFRIPFTWGLTAFVTGTLLFALPLIRTSRFEVGKDGQIYLKRSKAFILILFALLIIRMGAHEYIEQFITLEQTAGLFFTLAFGMLLPWRIMMYLKYKKLKENTPVTETK
- a CDS encoding class I adenylate-forming enzyme family protein translates to MFTVGEMLRNRADFSPHLEAVVYGDERITYRELNRRVNRLAHFMMELDVQKGDRIAILCSTNHPFATVLLAAAKLGAVAVPLNWRLGLEEIQQVMEHSEPKLLFFDEEFSETADELESCEFLERMVRVSIDQKLNPPFVQALLEYPDTEPDVQVDSEDQLALTYTSGTTGKPKGVITTHANFHAFGVAASLTLDVRRGDRFLISTPLFRTNGLSAMVNALLLGGTVVFMPDFHPVRVWEVVERERITHLLSLPGMLGYMLPAAMNGDWDTGSMREFICGGPVPEELIRQYSSLGFPIVQMYGASEVTGGITFWNPGMGISTCHSAGKRLLGEIKVVDPTSGGEVPPGEIGEILYRGPQVTPGYWKDPEETARAIRDGWFHTGDAGRLEEDGLLYVVDRCGDLIYCNEELVLPTEVEKVLAEMEGVAEVTVIGVKDPEKGEVPRAYVVREENSSLTEEDVLRYGRERLAEHQLTEVAFVDELPRNSLGLITKYILREQADRMKTVDVVE
- a CDS encoding GNAT family N-acetyltransferase, which translates into the protein MITPLDITHRETAQQVLDLQLPSYRVEAELTGFDGIPPLRDTVDTLISCGETFRGLYLDGELAGAISYKLEKNLLDIHRVMVHPRHFRKGVATALLQSLLDSTSEAHRVEVSTGSLNHPAKKLYRRLGFTEVGEEEAAPGFWMTRFQLIREGGAG
- a CDS encoding DUF523 domain-containing protein gives rise to the protein MKIVSACFAGINCRYDKKHNRIEEIRKLVREGDAIPVCPEQMGGLPTPRNPAEIVGGDGEDVLDGKAKVIDNQGNDVTRQFVEGAREALAMAQAVGATEAILKERSPSCGSCMIYDGTFSKSKKAGLGVTAALLRRHGIRVVSEETWQGKEEGKEGS